One genomic segment of Mesoterricola silvestris includes these proteins:
- a CDS encoding glycosyltransferase family 2 protein → MTPRLSVVMPTFNRTRWLGEAMDRILEPGLDLELVVLDNGSSDGTWACLQRRAAEDPRVRPVRWESNNPAEAYPALLEMARGEYVNLFADDDWPLPGGLARKMALLDAHPETAMVFSTARCMNERGEDLGEADWTRIADEDFTGRSDLFDLLFARNYVPMPAALFRRALAPAAILRDPFFGPSHDWPFWLDLARRAPIAFLREPTVSLRLHGSQVSSVIGFGQGFFLEVNFNVWRRWMLETSPPFVPSSGAWKGMCLNLAGLLRATHGQDLEKVQAGLRRLYALRDEQEAMLAGRRDEEEAGFPEAFLLGTRREDWRGIVTAYGNAFTPEDPVLLAILPEPQEDPEALAGAVRAADGGPAVRVLGADQVLGALRAFPHIQWVDADSGSTLQGAKGRRLAEAMRQLGGQA, encoded by the coding sequence ATGACGCCCAGGCTCAGTGTGGTGATGCCGACCTTCAACCGGACCCGGTGGCTCGGGGAGGCCATGGACCGGATCCTGGAGCCCGGCCTGGACCTGGAACTGGTGGTCCTGGACAACGGCTCCTCGGACGGGACCTGGGCGTGCCTCCAGCGCCGGGCCGCGGAGGACCCCCGGGTCCGCCCCGTGCGCTGGGAATCCAACAACCCCGCGGAGGCCTATCCCGCCCTGCTGGAAATGGCCCGGGGGGAGTACGTGAACCTCTTCGCCGATGACGACTGGCCGCTCCCGGGGGGCCTGGCCCGGAAGATGGCCCTCCTGGACGCCCACCCGGAGACCGCCATGGTCTTCAGCACCGCCCGGTGCATGAACGAACGGGGCGAGGACCTGGGGGAGGCCGATTGGACCCGCATCGCCGACGAGGATTTCACCGGCCGGTCCGACCTCTTCGACCTCCTGTTCGCCCGGAACTACGTGCCGATGCCGGCCGCCCTGTTCCGGCGCGCCCTGGCGCCCGCGGCCATCCTGCGCGACCCCTTCTTCGGGCCTTCGCACGACTGGCCCTTCTGGCTGGACCTGGCCCGGCGCGCCCCCATCGCCTTCCTGCGGGAACCCACCGTGAGCCTCCGGCTTCACGGGAGCCAGGTCAGTTCGGTCATCGGCTTCGGCCAGGGGTTCTTCCTCGAAGTGAATTTCAATGTCTGGCGGCGCTGGATGCTGGAGACCTCGCCGCCCTTCGTGCCCTCCTCCGGCGCCTGGAAGGGGATGTGCCTGAACCTCGCCGGCCTGCTGAGGGCCACCCACGGCCAGGACCTGGAGAAGGTCCAGGCCGGGCTCCGCCGCCTCTATGCCCTCCGGGACGAACAGGAGGCGATGCTCGCCGGACGCCGCGACGAGGAGGAGGCCGGGTTCCCCGAGGCCTTCCTGCTGGGAACCCGGCGCGAGGACTGGCGGGGGATCGTCACGGCCTACGGGAACGCCTTCACCCCGGAGGACCCGGTCCTGCTCGCCATCCTCCCGGAACCGCAGGAGGATCCGGAAGCCCTGGCAGGGGCGGTGCGGGCCGCGGACGGCGGGCCGGCGGTGCGCGTCCTGGGGGCGGACCAGGTCCTGGGCGCCCTCCGGGCCTTTCCCCACATCCAGTGGGTGGACGCGGATTCCGGTTCCACCCTCCAGGGGGCCAAGGGCCGCCGTTTGGCCGAGGCCATGCGTCAGCTGGGAGGCCAGGCATGA
- a CDS encoding PDZ domain-containing protein: MRRLLCLLLTASAALGAQDPALRDTLASAKALWATQGDRDGAAAKFESILGALEPSARALDEGWTRVLCETYNWMAVLDDRTAGKKAQAPKRLESLLELDPDYDIDRTITNPRLQAAFDALRAARFGRVKLSLDPAGGVLTVDGKARRAEPGMHWMAPGAHAAAYARIGFQPQDVKFDVAVKDTRALDFKLARTSSVITVYTSPAGAELLVDGKTRGLSRGQVPTDRSYLADRAGVKPDQLSDGFPIADLAPGKHLLEVRLPCHRTRRLEIPAALTTPFADQELEPVKLEPSRGTLTVQSAVPGGQLILSGLDMGRVPVQDLQVCAQAYDLQVKYPAGSFTQRIEIQEGKALTLTARPKPRLTYAGFEGSDDFAGRERLLGMLGTLGGRLHEVAFFTAAKGESLKDCLARLRSGRETELILWARPAPGRSVQQVELILSTLTGQEERLTVMPLENDPLGSLAARMERQPALREPWAGLTLLDLPGGAYVLEADSAAQKAGVKPGRTLTEAGGRPVATVADFRKALAEATGGTLTVSQGEAPVKLAVVPMPAELPVNAPYLCYPLVLADLRLRYLGAQGDEASLLRLDQALALMHFREYDKALEVLRDARMVSVQGVSQGTLDYYTGFCLLHMGSVYLRDAAQSFNQALKYPQATLFGPGGPLLAPLARQALQDLQP; encoded by the coding sequence ATGCGACGTCTCCTCTGCCTCCTCCTCACGGCCAGCGCGGCCCTCGGCGCCCAGGACCCGGCCCTCCGGGACACCCTGGCCTCGGCCAAGGCCCTGTGGGCCACCCAGGGCGACCGGGACGGCGCCGCCGCCAAGTTCGAATCCATCCTGGGGGCCCTGGAGCCCTCCGCCCGCGCCCTGGACGAGGGCTGGACCCGGGTGCTTTGCGAAACCTACAACTGGATGGCGGTCCTGGACGACCGCACCGCGGGCAAGAAGGCCCAGGCCCCCAAGCGCCTGGAGAGCCTCCTGGAACTGGACCCCGACTACGACATCGACCGCACCATCACCAACCCCAGGCTCCAGGCCGCCTTCGACGCGCTGCGCGCCGCGCGCTTCGGCCGGGTGAAGCTCTCCCTGGACCCCGCCGGGGGCGTCCTCACCGTGGACGGCAAGGCCCGGCGCGCCGAGCCCGGCATGCACTGGATGGCCCCGGGGGCCCACGCCGCCGCCTACGCCCGGATCGGGTTCCAGCCCCAGGACGTGAAGTTCGACGTGGCCGTCAAGGACACCCGGGCCCTGGACTTCAAGCTCGCGCGCACCTCGTCCGTGATCACGGTCTACACCTCGCCCGCGGGGGCCGAACTCCTGGTGGACGGCAAGACCCGGGGCCTCTCCCGGGGGCAGGTCCCCACGGACCGCAGCTACCTGGCCGACCGCGCCGGGGTGAAGCCCGACCAGCTCTCGGACGGTTTCCCCATCGCCGACCTCGCCCCCGGCAAGCACCTCCTGGAAGTGCGCCTGCCCTGCCACCGCACCCGCCGCCTGGAGATTCCGGCGGCCCTCACCACCCCCTTCGCGGACCAGGAACTGGAACCCGTCAAGCTCGAGCCCAGCCGCGGCACCCTCACCGTCCAGAGCGCCGTCCCCGGCGGGCAGCTGATCCTTTCCGGCCTCGACATGGGCCGGGTGCCGGTGCAGGACCTGCAGGTCTGCGCCCAGGCCTACGACCTCCAGGTGAAGTACCCCGCCGGCAGCTTCACCCAGCGCATCGAGATCCAGGAGGGCAAGGCCCTCACCCTCACGGCCCGCCCCAAGCCGCGCCTGACCTATGCCGGCTTCGAGGGCTCCGACGATTTCGCGGGCCGCGAGCGGCTCCTGGGCATGCTGGGGACCCTGGGCGGGCGGCTCCACGAAGTGGCCTTCTTCACCGCCGCCAAGGGCGAGTCCCTCAAGGACTGCCTGGCCCGCCTGCGCTCCGGCCGCGAGACCGAACTCATCCTCTGGGCGCGGCCCGCCCCCGGAAGATCCGTGCAGCAGGTGGAGCTCATCCTGTCGACCCTCACGGGGCAGGAGGAACGGCTGACCGTCATGCCCCTGGAGAACGATCCCCTGGGGTCCCTGGCGGCGCGCATGGAACGCCAGCCCGCGCTCCGGGAGCCCTGGGCCGGCCTCACCCTTCTGGACCTGCCCGGGGGCGCCTACGTGCTGGAGGCCGATTCCGCCGCCCAGAAGGCCGGCGTCAAGCCCGGCCGGACCCTCACCGAAGCCGGCGGAAGGCCCGTGGCCACCGTCGCGGATTTCCGCAAGGCCCTGGCCGAGGCCACCGGCGGCACCCTCACCGTCTCCCAGGGGGAGGCCCCCGTGAAGCTGGCCGTGGTCCCCATGCCCGCGGAACTCCCCGTGAACGCCCCGTACCTCTGCTACCCCCTGGTCCTCGCCGACCTGCGCCTGCGCTACCTGGGCGCCCAGGGCGACGAGGCCTCCCTCCTGCGGCTGGACCAGGCCCTGGCCCTCATGCACTTCCGGGAGTACGACAAGGCCCTGGAGGTGCTGCGGGACGCGCGCATGGTCTCCGTCCAGGGCGTGAGCCAGGGCACCCTCGACTACTACACCGGGTTCTGCCTCCTCCACATGGGTAGCGTCTACCTGCGCGACGCCGCCCAGTCCTTCAACCAGGCCCTGAAATACCCCCAGGCCACCCTGTTCGGCCCCGGCGGCCCCCTGCTGGCGCCCCTGGCCCGGCAGGCCCTCCAGGATCTCCAACCCTGA
- a CDS encoding glycosyltransferase family 32 protein, with amino-acid sequence MIPKLLHLIWVGDETRRPARCIQSWIDHHPGWTVRVWGNRDLAERAWYNGDHMKAMAAREWNGVADMMRWEILYDQGGVLVDADSFCVGTLPDWMLDCEAFACWENELVRPGLVAAGYFGTVPGNPFVAQLIEGIHRKSTVVDRMAWETVGPQHLTDTWKQAGYGNLTVLPSHFFIPRHFTGAEYSGGGPVYARQEWGSTLGRYDQLASGALTEGVKAQAFLYEPRWEDPEWVEVLLGYLEAFAPEDPVTLVLVLDPAAPGQVSLADAEAAVLDLVGRTGRTRFPDVAILDHPEELGDFLRPFPLACWVPPGRGATSGFRGPLGVRFAEARTRLVSPDV; translated from the coding sequence ATGATCCCCAAGCTCCTGCACCTCATCTGGGTCGGCGACGAGACGCGGCGACCGGCCCGCTGCATCCAGTCCTGGATCGATCACCACCCCGGCTGGACGGTGCGCGTCTGGGGCAACCGGGACCTGGCGGAACGGGCCTGGTACAACGGGGACCACATGAAGGCGATGGCCGCGCGGGAATGGAACGGCGTGGCCGACATGATGCGCTGGGAGATCCTCTACGACCAGGGGGGGGTGCTCGTGGATGCCGACAGCTTCTGTGTCGGCACCCTTCCCGACTGGATGCTGGACTGCGAGGCCTTCGCCTGCTGGGAGAACGAGCTGGTGAGGCCTGGGCTGGTGGCGGCCGGCTACTTCGGGACGGTCCCGGGGAATCCCTTCGTGGCCCAGCTCATCGAAGGCATCCACCGGAAGTCCACGGTGGTTGACCGGATGGCCTGGGAGACCGTGGGGCCCCAGCACCTGACGGACACCTGGAAACAGGCGGGCTACGGCAACCTGACGGTCCTGCCCAGCCATTTCTTCATTCCGAGGCACTTCACCGGCGCGGAGTATTCCGGGGGGGGCCCCGTCTACGCGCGGCAGGAGTGGGGCAGCACCCTGGGGCGCTACGATCAGCTGGCCTCGGGGGCGCTGACCGAAGGCGTCAAGGCCCAGGCCTTCCTGTACGAACCGCGCTGGGAGGACCCCGAATGGGTGGAGGTGCTCCTGGGGTACCTGGAGGCCTTCGCGCCGGAGGACCCCGTCACCCTGGTGCTGGTCCTGGATCCCGCGGCGCCCGGCCAGGTGTCCCTGGCGGATGCCGAGGCCGCCGTGCTGGATCTCGTGGGGCGCACCGGCCGGACCCGGTTCCCGGACGTGGCCATCCTCGACCACCCGGAGGAGCTGGGGGACTTCCTCCGCCCCTTCCCCCTGGCATGCTGGGTGCCCCCCGGCCGGGGCGCGACCTCCGGCTTCCGCGGTCCCCTGGGGGTCCGTTTCGCGGAGGCCCGGACCCGTCTGGTCAGTCCGGACGTTTGA
- a CDS encoding sigma 54-interacting transcriptional regulator, with protein MRNAPPEPELLTDGSEPMGALLRELDLVAPSGLTVLVRGPTGCGKELVVRELHRRSRRPGPLVAVNCAALAEGTLESELFGHVRGAFTGAVRERRGAVASAEGGTLFLDEVGDLTPRVQCMLLRVLQEREVPRVGSDRGARIDVRFAAATNRPLEPMARAGAFREDLLFRLQGTVIRVPPLEQRRHEFPYLVPRLVIRAAQNLGRPAPALERGLTEALASRSWPGNLRQFLHVLEQGLLHSGGEPLGPRHLVPAETGAPPSGGWTEATRAFQRTLLEETLAACGYRAAQAAKVLGMARPSLYATARRLGVNLKRPD; from the coding sequence GTGAGGAACGCGCCCCCCGAACCCGAGCTCCTGACCGATGGGTCCGAGCCCATGGGGGCCCTCCTGCGCGAACTGGACCTGGTGGCCCCCTCGGGCCTGACGGTCCTGGTCCGGGGGCCCACGGGGTGCGGAAAGGAGCTGGTGGTGCGGGAACTGCACCGCCGCTCCCGGCGCCCGGGGCCCCTGGTGGCCGTGAACTGCGCCGCCCTCGCGGAGGGCACCCTGGAATCGGAACTGTTCGGGCACGTCCGCGGGGCCTTCACCGGCGCGGTGCGGGAACGCCGGGGCGCGGTGGCCTCCGCGGAGGGCGGCACCCTGTTCCTGGACGAGGTGGGCGACCTCACGCCCCGGGTCCAGTGCATGCTGCTCCGCGTCCTGCAGGAGCGCGAGGTTCCGCGGGTGGGCAGCGACCGGGGCGCGCGCATCGACGTGCGGTTCGCGGCCGCCACCAACCGCCCCCTGGAGCCCATGGCCCGCGCGGGAGCCTTCCGGGAGGACCTGCTGTTCCGGCTCCAGGGCACCGTCATCCGGGTCCCTCCCCTGGAACAGCGCCGCCACGAATTCCCCTACCTGGTGCCGCGGCTGGTCATCCGGGCGGCCCAGAACCTGGGGCGGCCGGCACCGGCCCTGGAGCGCGGCCTAACCGAAGCCCTGGCCAGCCGAAGCTGGCCGGGCAACCTGCGCCAGTTCCTCCACGTCCTGGAACAGGGCCTCCTCCATTCCGGAGGGGAACCCCTGGGCCCCCGGCACCTGGTTCCCGCCGAAACGGGCGCCCCCCCTTCCGGTGGATGGACCGAGGCCACCCGGGCCTTCCAGCGGACCCTCCTGGAGGAGACCCTGGCCGCCTGCGGCTACCGCGCTGCCCAGGCGGCCAAGGTCCTGGGCATGGCCCGGCCCTCCCTGTACGCAACCGCCCGCCGCCTGGGCGTGAACCTCAAACGTCCGGACTGA